The following nucleotide sequence is from Kiritimatiella glycovorans.
ATTCCCGGTTCGGCCGTACCGGGGCGTTCTGGCTGCTCACCTCCGCCGTGGCGTTCATCGCCGTCGGGATCATGTTCATCATCCTGCAGAATCCCAAGCTCGACATCCAGACCCTGTTTATCGCCCGCGTCCAGTACATCCAGTCGCACGCGATCTACGCCATCTGGCTCGGCTACGGGCTGCTCCTGCTGATGGCCTTTCTCCAGACCCTGGTCCATAACCGGCCGCTGTTCCGCTATACCGGCCTCGCCCTCGTGCTGCTCCTGCCCTTCTCCCTGATCTGGAAAAACTACTACAGCGAAAAACAGTTCAGCGTGGTCGGCGGCTGCGAACAGAACGGTCACCATTTCGGCTGGCAGTTCGGGAACTGGTCGCTGCGCGGCTGGAAGGGCATCCGCGACGACCTGAACGCGGAGCTTCCCGAAGAAGAATTCCGCCGGGTCTGGGAAGACTACCCCACGCCGGGGTATCCCGAACCGATGGGCACCAACGCGATCTTCTTCGGCGGGACCGATCCGGGACGATTCGTGCCGACGTACATGATCTACTGCGCGAAGGTCCGCCCCGATGTCTACCTGATTACCCAGAACGCGCTGGCGGACCACACCTACATGGCGGTGATGCGCGACCTGTACGGCGACCAGATCTGGATTCCCTCCCCGAAGGACACGAACCTCGCCTTCCAGGAATACATCCGCGCCGTCCGGGAAGGTAAAATGCAGAGCGGCGGCGACCTGCAGGTGCAGGGAGGCCGCGTGAGCATCGAGGGCGTGGGCGGCGTGATGAAGGTGAACGGCATCCTGACCCGGGATATCTTCGAGCATAACCCTTACGTTACGGAGGCGAAGACGCACGAGAAGACCCGGCCCGTGGGTTCGGCCGTCGTGCCGCACGAACCGCGGATCGACCCCGAAACCGGTCACCCGCCGAAACGGACCTTCTATGTCGAGGAGAGCTACGTCATCCCGTGGATGTATCCCTACCTCACCCCGAACGGCATTATCATGAAACTGAACCAGGAGCCCACGGAACTGACGCCGGAGATGGTGCACAACGATATGGTGTTCTGGGACTGGTACGAGGATCGCCTGCTCTCCGACCCGAAATTCAAACGCGACGTGGTCGCCCGCAAGAGTTTTTCGAAGCTGCGTGGTTCGATCGGCGGCCTGTATCACGCGCGGGGCATGGACGAGGAGGCCGAACGCGTGTTCCGCCAGTCGATCCGCCTCTACCCGCTCAGCCCGGAGGCGGTCTTCCGCCTGGCCGATCTCTACCAGTCGCAGGATCGGTACGGGGACGCCAAACAGGTGGTTTCGGAGCTGCTGGAACAGGACCGGCTGAACGACAAGGCGCGTTCGTTTCTCGAACACCTGGACCGGATGCAGCAGCTCGAAACGCGGCGGCGCGAACTCCGCAAACGGCTCGAGGCGGGAAAATCGCTGGACCTGCTCGAACTCATACGTATCGAACAGGCGCTCGGCCATACGGGAGAGGTGGTCCGCCTGACCCGCCTCGCGCTCTCAGAGGACCGCCTCTCGCCGGAACAGACCGGCCAGCTGGCCGGAGCCCTGATCCGCATCAAGCGCTACGATCTCGCCGAAGAAGTCGTGACAGACTACCTGAAAAAACAACCGGGCAACGTGGCCGTCTGGCTCGATCTCGCTTCGCTGCGCATGCAGCTCCGCCGTCCGCTCAACGCCGTGCTGGAGCCGCTCCGCAGTGCGGTGCAGGCCGGAGGAGATCTCGCGCGCGAGAAGATCCGCAGGGACGAGCGCTTCAAGGCGCTCCGCAAACACCCGTCGTTCAGGGCCATCGTCGGCAACCCGTCTCCGTCCCTGAACCGCAAAAGGATGTCGCCCTCGTTCCCGTAATCGGATGTGCGGCCGCCCCCGCGCCGTCCGCAGCCAGGCCCTATGAAATCGCACGACTCCACACCGGATCCGGGACGGCTCGAGGCCTACGATTACGATCTGCCGCGGGAACGGATCGCGCAGCATCCGTCCCCCGTCCGGCACGAGTCGCGGATGATGGAGGTCCGCCGCGACCGCGACGAGTTCAGGCATCGCAGGGTCTCCGACCTCCCCGATCTTCTCGAGGCCGGAGATCTGCTGGTGTTCAACGACACACGCGTGATTCCCGCCCGCATCTTCGGGCACAAGAAAACCGGGGGACAGGTCGAGCTGCTGTTGCTCGAGGAACAGCCGTCCGGCGAATGGGAGGCGCTGCTGAAATGCTCCCGGCGGCCCGCCGCGGGAGAGGATGTGGAGTGCTGCGGGGGCGAACTCCGTGCCGCGGTGCTGGAACACGGCGAACGCGGCCGCGTACGCCTCCGCCTCCGTCATCGCCGCCCCCTGATGGAGATCCTGGAGGAGTACGGCCTGCCCCCCCTCCCGCCGTACATCGACCGCAGCGACGCGTCATCGGAACAGGTGCGGCAGGACCGCGCGCGCTACCAGACGGTCTACGCCGCCGAGCCCGGGGCCGTCGCGGCCCCTACGGCGGGGCTCCACTTCTCGCCGGAACTGCTCGACCGGCTCGAGGCCCGCGGCGTACAGCGCGCCATGGTTACGCTCCACGTGGGCCTCGGCACGTTCCGCCCCGTTACGGAGTCCCGGATCGAGCGGCATCGGATGGACGAGGAACGCTACCGGATTCCGGCGCAGACACGGGCGATGATCGCCGCGGCGCGCAACGCACAGCGACGTGTGATCGCCGTCGGATCGACGGTCGTTCGCACGCTGGAGAGCGAGGCGGACCGGCTTGACCCGGGCCCGGAGGGCTCCGCCGGAGGCGACCTGGAAGGCCGGAGCGGGCTGTTTATCTATCCCCCCTACCCCTTCCGGTCGATCGACGCCATCCTGACCAATTTTCATCTGCCCCGCTCGACCCTGCTGATGATGATGGCGGCGTTCGCCGGGCGTGAGCGCATCCTGTCGGCCTACCGCGAAGCGGTTCGCGAGCAGTACCGGTTTTACAGTTACGGCGACTGCATGCTGATTCTCTGAGTCAATGGGGGCTGGATCGGCGGCAGACCGACTGCTAGGCTGAAGCACCCGTGAAGGGATCGCCGCGCAACAAAAGGCGGACGCCGGAGGACCGAGTCCAATGACCGACAAGAAGACAGCGCTGAAGTGGTTCGCCGTGCTCCTGGTCTGCGGCTGCACGGGCGCGGCCCGGGCCCAGCTGCCCGGGGAAACCCTGCTGCTGATCAACCGCAACTCCGCGGCATCGATGAAGGTGGGGCATTTTTTCGCCCGGACCCGCAAGGTGCCCTTCGAAAACATCGTGTACCTGGACGTCCCCGCCGAGGCGGTGCAGGGCACCTACTCCATAGCCCCCGAAGAATTCACCCGGCATATCTGGGACCCCGCCCGCGCGGCGGCAGACCGGCGCGGCCTCGCCGATCACCTCCTCGCCTGGGTGTACTCGGTCGATTTCCCCATCCGGGTCACCGCCTCCCCGGATGTCTCCATCACGGGCCTGACCTTCGCCCGCAACGATCTCCCCGCGAGTGAAAAGGTGAAAAAGGGGCAGTATCTCTCGCATCTCTTCTGCGGACCGACCCCGAAAGGCGAGCGGTCCCGCCCTCCCCTTTCCTTCGCCCGCTCCGCCGCAGGGCTCGGCGACCGCATGCCGCTGCCCGCCATGATGCTGGGCCACCTCGGCCCGGGCGGAAGCACCGTGGAGCAGGTCATGGAAACCCTCCGCCGGGGAGCCCGCTCGGACGGCTCCCGTCCCGACTCCGGCATCTACTTCGTGCGCACGGATGATGAGCATCGATCCAAACCGCGCGAGTGGCAGTACGCGGCGGTCCAGACGGAACTGGCTCGGTTCGGGATCGAGGCGACGACCACGACCAACTTTCCCGCCGGCGAGGAGAACGTGATCGGGCTGCTCACCGGCGCGAAAACGGTCGATCCCGGCCGGGTGGAGTCGTTCGCCCCGGGGGCTGTCGCGGAACACCTCACGAGCTGGGCCGCGGTCTTCGAACGCCCCCAGACCAAGCTCACCGCGTGGCTCAACAACGGCGTTACCGCGTCCGCCGGTACGGTCACCGAACCGTACAACGTATGGACGAAATTCCCGCACGCCCGCCTCTTCGTGATGTACGCCGGGGGATGCACCGCGATGGAGGCCCTCTACCAGTCGATTGCGTGCCCCTTTCAGTCGCTTATCCTCGGCGAACCGTTCGCGCGTCCCTGGCGGCTGCCTGTCCGCGTCGGCGTCGCCGGACTTCCCCGAGAGACGCTGGACGGGGACGTGACGCTCCGCGGGCAGGCGGCCCCGCAGCACCCGAAACTCTCCTTCGAATTCGCGTTCTACGTCGACGGGCGTCTGCGGCGCGACTTCGATGCGGATTCGACGTACCGCCTGCCGGTAAGCGAACTGAATGACGGGTTCCATACACTGCGGGTCGCGGCGCGGCTCAAAAAACCCGTAGTGCACGCGATAGAGGCCACCGGCGGGTTCATGGTCGACCGCGCGGGGCGCTCGGCCGTCATCCGCACCATCGAGGGCCGGGAAGACGGCGCGGTGGCCGTGACCGTCGAAACGCGCTCGGACACGCCGCCGCAGAAGGTGTGTCTTATGCGCGGGTCGCTGCTTCTCGACGAGCGGGAAGGCGGCGGCGAACACGAGTTCCGGTTCAACGAACGCGAGGTCGGTGAAGGGGTTCATATTCTGCAGGCGGTGGCCCGGTTCGAAGACGGAGCGGAGGTCAGAAGCGCGCCGGCCAGGTGCGAAATCGCCTTTCCCGAACCGAAGCCGGAACGGACGGCGGAGGAGGAAAGCGGGGGGACGGATGAATAATCGGCGTCCCTGTGTCTTTTTCGACCGCGACGGCATCGTCAATGTCTCGCCCGGCGACGGCTACGTGGAATCTCCGGCAGGATTCCGGCTGCAGGAAGGATTCGTGCAGGCGCTGCGCGCGGTCAGGCACGGCGGTTTTGCGGCCGTGGTGGTGACCAATCAGCAGGGGATCGGTAAAGGCCTCATCACGGAGGCGGATCTGGACCGCATCCATGCAAAGATGCATGCCGGGCTGGGCGAGCGCGGGCTGAAACTGGACGCCGTCTATCACTGTCCTCATCTGGCGGGGACCTGCTTCTGCCGCAAGCCGCTTCCGGGTCTGCTGCTCCGGGCGGCCCGCGAACTGCAGCTCGACCTGTCCCGATCCTGGATGGTCGGCGATAAAGAAAGCGATGTCGACGCCGGACGCGCCGCCGGCTGCCGGACCGTGAGAATCGGCGTCCCGGATACGACCCGGGCGGACTTCCGCCTGCCGGAGATCGGCCTGCTGGCGGATTTCTTCAGGGAACGGCTTAAGGGGCCCTGCCCCCGCGCGACGGAAGGCGCAGAAAAACCGGTGGATTCATGAAGAACGGAAACGCGGAGCGCACGGTCGGCAGAACGGTCTCGTACGGACCGGAGGAGACCCGTGAGATCGCGGGGGAACTGGCGCGCGAACTGTCCGACGGCGCGGTGCTGGCCCTCCACGGCGATCTCGGGGCGGGCAAGACCTGTTTCGTGCAGGGACTCGCCCGGGCGTGCGGCGTCGACCAGCCCGTAACCAGCCCCACCTTCACGCTGATCAATGAGTACCGCGGCCGGCGGCGCGTCTACCATATCGATCTCTATCGGATCGCGGACCCGGAGGAGCTGCGCGACCTCGGATGGGAGCAGTACATGGAGCCGGACGGCATCACGGTCGTGGAGTGGGCCGAACGTGCGGCGGACGCGTTTCCCGGCACGGCCATCCATATTCGCTTTGATTACGGGAAGGAACCCGAAGAACGGATCCTGTGTTTTGACCGCGGAGGCGCGCCATGCTCACGCTGACCGCCGACGGCTCCACCTCGCATGGCAGCATCGCCCTCGCGGACGAGGACGGCTTTCGCGCCGAACGCACCTGGACCGAGGAGAGACGGGGTCCCAGGCTCTTCTTCGATCAGCTCCGCCGTCTGCTGGAAGAGACGGGAAAGCGTCTGGAGGGGGTCGATTTCCTGACGGTCGGCCGCGGGCCCGGGTCCTTTTCCGGTCTGCGCACCTCCTTCGCCGTATTCCAGTCCGCCGCCCTGCCCGATCACCGCCCGCTGTTTGCTCTGAACAGCACGCGCGTACTCGCAGCGGAACTCCTGGCCGAGACCGGCGCCGGGCGGGTCGGGGTCTGCGGAGATGCGCGCCGCGGTCATCTCTGGTTCGCCGTCTACACCGGTCCTGCCGAGAATCCGGAGGAGGTCTCCCCCCCTGCCCTGGTGCCCTACGAAAACGTCGCTTCGCAGATTGACTCCGATCTGCCGATCGTCTCGCCCGACCGGACACGGCTCGAACGGCTTGCCGTCGACGGGCTGCCCGCGGGGCTGTTACCCCAACCCCGTTTCCCTTCGGCACAGACGCTCGGAGAAATGGCACTCGTCCGCAAAGCGGCGAACGCCCCCTTCGACGATCCGGA
It contains:
- a CDS encoding D-glycero-alpha-D-manno-heptose-1,7-bisphosphate 7-phosphatase; this encodes MNNRRPCVFFDRDGIVNVSPGDGYVESPAGFRLQEGFVQALRAVRHGGFAAVVVTNQQGIGKGLITEADLDRIHAKMHAGLGERGLKLDAVYHCPHLAGTCFCRKPLPGLLLRAARELQLDLSRSWMVGDKESDVDAGRAAGCRTVRIGVPDTTRADFRLPEIGLLADFFRERLKGPCPRATEGAEKPVDS
- a CDS encoding TIGR03790 family protein; the protein is MTDKKTALKWFAVLLVCGCTGAARAQLPGETLLLINRNSAASMKVGHFFARTRKVPFENIVYLDVPAEAVQGTYSIAPEEFTRHIWDPARAAADRRGLADHLLAWVYSVDFPIRVTASPDVSITGLTFARNDLPASEKVKKGQYLSHLFCGPTPKGERSRPPLSFARSAAGLGDRMPLPAMMLGHLGPGGSTVEQVMETLRRGARSDGSRPDSGIYFVRTDDEHRSKPREWQYAAVQTELARFGIEATTTTNFPAGEENVIGLLTGAKTVDPGRVESFAPGAVAEHLTSWAAVFERPQTKLTAWLNNGVTASAGTVTEPYNVWTKFPHARLFVMYAGGCTAMEALYQSIACPFQSLILGEPFARPWRLPVRVGVAGLPRETLDGDVTLRGQAAPQHPKLSFEFAFYVDGRLRRDFDADSTYRLPVSELNDGFHTLRVAARLKKPVVHAIEATGGFMVDRAGRSAVIRTIEGREDGAVAVTVETRSDTPPQKVCLMRGSLLLDEREGGGEHEFRFNEREVGEGVHILQAVARFEDGAEVRSAPARCEIAFPEPKPERTAEEESGGTDE
- a CDS encoding DUF2723 domain-containing protein: MDVTENTGTDPRRGAFFTRGDWIAAAVGLVAALAVYTLTLAPTVTLEDSGELVTASDYLGVPHPPGYPSWSLLTWLFQWVFHFVRFHGHPNPAWAVNFFSAFAGALACGVIAMLVSCSGRHILQHLQKQSRALGERTCSVFCMVAGISAGLLLAFSQGMWSQAVIAEVYTLNVLFQSLVLIFLYRWMCRPSDYRYLFVMAFVFGLGLTNHQTLIFMGVALAFAVFCKDLRFRPPRDLILGICAAAAVAAVIWASKADVQPLIWIGLLGAFVLAGMLRQMILFRDFLLTGLCFVLMYALNMIAANYGEASMLWTSGPGSWGFWFWTAYSLIIPVIAAFVLPNGRAVCFTFLLAFLGLSFYLYMPLSSDQNPPINWGYPRTWQGFMHAITRGQYEKVTMSDVFSKQFLLQIRAYLHDLRSQFFAPVALLALIPFLALPVFRRDDGTWKVYSRFGRTGAFWLLTSAVAFIAVGIMFIILQNPKLDIQTLFIARVQYIQSHAIYAIWLGYGLLLLMAFLQTLVHNRPLFRYTGLALVLLLPFSLIWKNYYSEKQFSVVGGCEQNGHHFGWQFGNWSLRGWKGIRDDLNAELPEEEFRRVWEDYPTPGYPEPMGTNAIFFGGTDPGRFVPTYMIYCAKVRPDVYLITQNALADHTYMAVMRDLYGDQIWIPSPKDTNLAFQEYIRAVREGKMQSGGDLQVQGGRVSIEGVGGVMKVNGILTRDIFEHNPYVTEAKTHEKTRPVGSAVVPHEPRIDPETGHPPKRTFYVEESYVIPWMYPYLTPNGIIMKLNQEPTELTPEMVHNDMVFWDWYEDRLLSDPKFKRDVVARKSFSKLRGSIGGLYHARGMDEEAERVFRQSIRLYPLSPEAVFRLADLYQSQDRYGDAKQVVSELLEQDRLNDKARSFLEHLDRMQQLETRRRELRKRLEAGKSLDLLELIRIEQALGHTGEVVRLTRLALSEDRLSPEQTGQLAGALIRIKRYDLAEEVVTDYLKKQPGNVAVWLDLASLRMQLRRPLNAVLEPLRSAVQAGGDLAREKIRRDERFKALRKHPSFRAIVGNPSPSLNRKRMSPSFP
- the tsaE gene encoding tRNA (adenosine(37)-N6)-threonylcarbamoyltransferase complex ATPase subunit type 1 TsaE, whose translation is MKNGNAERTVGRTVSYGPEETREIAGELARELSDGAVLALHGDLGAGKTCFVQGLARACGVDQPVTSPTFTLINEYRGRRRVYHIDLYRIADPEELRDLGWEQYMEPDGITVVEWAERAADAFPGTAIHIRFDYGKEPEERILCFDRGGAPCSR
- the tsaB gene encoding tRNA (adenosine(37)-N6)-threonylcarbamoyltransferase complex dimerization subunit type 1 TsaB encodes the protein MLTLTADGSTSHGSIALADEDGFRAERTWTEERRGPRLFFDQLRRLLEETGKRLEGVDFLTVGRGPGSFSGLRTSFAVFQSAALPDHRPLFALNSTRVLAAELLAETGAGRVGVCGDARRGHLWFAVYTGPAENPEEVSPPALVPYENVASQIDSDLPIVSPDRTRLERLAVDGLPAGLLPQPRFPSAQTLGEMALVRKAANAPFDDPEPLYLHSAVAARPRFE
- the queA gene encoding tRNA preQ1(34) S-adenosylmethionine ribosyltransferase-isomerase QueA, translated to MKSHDSTPDPGRLEAYDYDLPRERIAQHPSPVRHESRMMEVRRDRDEFRHRRVSDLPDLLEAGDLLVFNDTRVIPARIFGHKKTGGQVELLLLEEQPSGEWEALLKCSRRPAAGEDVECCGGELRAAVLEHGERGRVRLRLRHRRPLMEILEEYGLPPLPPYIDRSDASSEQVRQDRARYQTVYAAEPGAVAAPTAGLHFSPELLDRLEARGVQRAMVTLHVGLGTFRPVTESRIERHRMDEERYRIPAQTRAMIAAARNAQRRVIAVGSTVVRTLESEADRLDPGPEGSAGGDLEGRSGLFIYPPYPFRSIDAILTNFHLPRSTLLMMMAAFAGRERILSAYREAVREQYRFYSYGDCMLIL